One Entomomonas asaccharolytica DNA segment encodes these proteins:
- a CDS encoding zinc-binding dehydrogenase: MITETEAWHWQLSANPDDLILQNMAIPSLKEDQVLIENHAIGINPVDWKLMAGLSDSWQKNQIPGVDGMGVVVAVGSNAQHIQLGTRYTYHTDLRFNGSFSRHTIVSAKALIAVPDQISNVTAAAFPCPALTAWQASHKTPNPQAENVLVNGAGGAVGSILTQLLIDTGAKVYITASPAHHKKFINKGVISAFDYRDTNWQSKLRAQLGSQNIFSIYDTVNGNSAKSLADLLGYYGHLVCIQDRIEQAPLPPFTTSISLHEIALASIHVYGTDKQWSKLVAAGEQLLLKIARKELTLPPIEVISFANLPKALNLLKQQNNGIKYVATVNN; this comes from the coding sequence ATGATTACAGAAACAGAAGCTTGGCATTGGCAGCTAAGTGCCAATCCTGATGATCTTATTTTACAAAATATGGCTATTCCCTCCTTAAAAGAGGATCAAGTATTAATTGAAAATCATGCCATTGGTATCAATCCTGTAGACTGGAAATTGATGGCTGGCTTAAGTGACTCTTGGCAAAAAAACCAAATCCCCGGTGTGGATGGTATGGGAGTTGTTGTTGCAGTGGGTAGCAATGCTCAACATATACAATTAGGAACACGTTACACTTACCATACAGATTTACGCTTTAATGGTAGTTTTAGCCGCCACACTATAGTCAGTGCTAAAGCCTTGATTGCTGTGCCAGATCAAATCAGCAATGTAACAGCTGCTGCTTTTCCCTGTCCTGCTTTAACAGCATGGCAAGCATCACATAAAACACCTAATCCGCAGGCTGAAAATGTTTTAGTAAACGGTGCTGGCGGTGCGGTTGGCAGTATTTTAACGCAACTGCTGATTGATACTGGGGCAAAAGTGTATATCACCGCTAGCCCTGCTCATCACAAGAAATTTATCAACAAAGGGGTAATTAGTGCATTTGATTATCGAGACACCAATTGGCAAAGTAAATTACGCGCGCAGCTAGGCTCACAAAATATCTTTAGTATTTATGATACTGTTAATGGTAATAGTGCAAAATCATTGGCTGATCTATTAGGCTATTATGGACATCTGGTTTGTATACAAGACCGTATCGAACAAGCACCACTCCCACCTTTTACCACAAGCATTTCACTGCATGAAATAGCACTGGCTTCAATCCATGTGTATGGTACAGATAAACAATGGAGCAAACTAGTCGCAGCAGGTGAACAACTATTATTAAAAATAGCGAGAAAAGAATTAACATTACCACCAATAGAAGTGATAAGTTTTGCAAACCTACCTAAAGCACTTAACCTGCTTAAACAACAAAATAATGGTATTAAATATGTAGCAACAGTGAATAATTAA
- the lptG gene encoding LPS export ABC transporter permease LptG: MIGNRLERYIASSILNSILIIIFIIICLASLFALVDQVNDFKNNYGILQALQYVALTAPRRLYDNLPMAALVGSLIGLGTLASRSELTIMRAAGMSTGRIVYAVMKPVFIIMIASVLIGEYIIPKTETKAIANKELAISYNIDQQVIEQTLLKGTWHRQGHEYIRINSVQPNGLLFGVTRYYIDNQQIKYASYAKQAIFEDNEWQLKDSVTTCFNDDHTKNIQHTSETWLTPTPSCDIASIQEKVTPIDITPELLTTINSNPSNLSIAGLWKYIHYLEDQELNNDNYWLKFWEKLLQPIKTLALVLLAISFIFGPLRSVTMGQRIFIGVTIGFVFKIVHDLLGPASLVFNFPPLLAAITPSIVCIIIGVYLLKRKR, from the coding sequence ATGATAGGAAATCGCCTAGAACGCTATATTGCTAGCAGTATTTTAAATAGTATACTTATTATTATCTTTATTATTATTTGCCTAGCTTCTTTATTTGCCTTAGTTGACCAAGTAAACGACTTTAAAAATAACTATGGCATACTGCAAGCTTTACAATATGTAGCACTAACAGCACCGCGTAGGTTATATGATAATCTGCCAATGGCTGCCCTAGTTGGAAGTCTTATTGGCTTAGGAACATTGGCCAGCCGTAGTGAGCTAACTATTATGCGAGCCGCTGGCATGTCTACAGGACGCATTGTTTACGCAGTAATGAAGCCTGTATTTATTATTATGATTGCTAGTGTATTAATAGGTGAATACATTATTCCAAAAACGGAAACTAAAGCGATAGCCAACAAAGAATTAGCTATTAGTTATAATATTGATCAACAAGTTATAGAACAAACTTTATTAAAAGGTACTTGGCATCGACAAGGCCATGAATACATACGTATCAATAGTGTACAACCTAATGGGCTTTTATTTGGCGTAACTCGTTATTATATAGACAATCAACAAATAAAATATGCGAGTTATGCAAAACAAGCTATTTTCGAAGATAATGAATGGCAACTAAAAGACAGTGTAACAACCTGTTTTAATGATGACCATACAAAAAATATACAACATACATCTGAAACTTGGTTAACGCCTACCCCTAGTTGCGATATAGCAAGTATTCAAGAAAAAGTTACCCCTATTGATATCACTCCAGAATTGCTCACTACTATTAACAGCAATCCTTCTAATTTATCAATTGCTGGCTTATGGAAATATATCCATTATTTAGAAGATCAAGAATTAAATAATGATAACTATTGGCTAAAATTTTGGGAAAAACTACTACAGCCTATTAAAACATTAGCCTTGGTATTGTTGGCAATATCCTTTATTTTTGGGCCACTACGTAGTGTTACAATGGGACAACGTATCTTTATTGGTGTAACCATTGGCTTTGTCTTTAAAATCGTTCATGATTTATTAGGACCAGCTAGTTTAGTATTTAACTTTCCGCCACTACTCGCTGCCATTACACCAAGTATAGTATGTATCATTATTGGCGTTTACTTACTAAAAAGAAAACGCTAA
- the dusA gene encoding tRNA dihydrouridine(20/20a) synthase DusA has protein sequence MTATQTSELPPNYRFSVAPMLDWTDRHFRYFMRGLTKHALLYTEMITTGALLYGDAARYLAYNQVEHPLALQLGGSVASELAICAKMAEQWGYDEVNLNVGCPSDRVQNNLIGACLMAHPKLVADCFKAMQDAVDIPVTIKHRIGIDGRESYSELLDFVGQSVEAGCQRFIVHARIAILKGLSPKQNRDIPPLRYEIAAQLKKDFPDTIFILNGGINTMQEVNKHLQSLDGVMVGRAAYHNCYEWAQVDQQLFASNEPIISRADAFLRMLPYIEQHVAQGGVVQHISRHLLGLAQGFAGSRRIRQLLSVDIHKEQPAKVFEQVIGYLQSSALNG, from the coding sequence ATGACAGCAACACAAACCTCTGAGTTACCTCCTAATTATCGTTTTTCTGTAGCCCCCATGTTGGATTGGACAGACCGTCATTTTCGCTACTTTATGCGAGGCTTAACAAAACATGCACTACTTTATACAGAAATGATTACTACTGGTGCATTGCTGTATGGCGATGCTGCGAGGTATTTAGCTTATAACCAAGTAGAACATCCCTTGGCTTTACAGCTAGGTGGAAGTGTTGCTAGTGAGTTAGCTATATGTGCCAAAATGGCTGAACAATGGGGCTATGATGAGGTTAATCTTAATGTAGGCTGCCCTAGTGATCGAGTACAAAATAATCTGATTGGCGCTTGCTTAATGGCCCATCCCAAATTAGTGGCTGATTGTTTTAAAGCCATGCAAGATGCTGTAGATATCCCTGTTACTATTAAACATCGTATAGGTATTGATGGTCGAGAAAGTTATAGTGAGTTGCTAGATTTTGTTGGGCAAAGTGTGGAAGCAGGTTGTCAGCGATTTATTGTACATGCTCGTATTGCAATTTTAAAAGGGTTGTCACCAAAACAAAATCGAGATATTCCACCTTTGCGTTATGAAATAGCCGCCCAGCTTAAAAAGGATTTTCCTGATACGATTTTTATCTTAAATGGTGGCATTAATACCATGCAGGAAGTAAACAAGCATTTGCAGAGCTTGGATGGTGTAATGGTGGGGCGTGCGGCTTATCATAATTGTTATGAGTGGGCGCAGGTAGATCAACAGTTATTTGCTAGCAATGAGCCAATTATTTCTCGTGCTGATGCTTTTTTAAGGATGTTGCCCTATATTGAACAACATGTGGCACAGGGTGGCGTGGTGCAACATATTAGTCGCCATTTATTGGGACTTGCGCAAGGTTTTGCTGGCTCAAGGCGCATACGTCAGTTGTTATCGGTGGATATACATAAAGAACAACCTGCTAAAGTGTTTGAACAAGTTATCGGTTATTTACAGTCATCTGCGCTAAATGGTTGA
- a CDS encoding peptide chain release factor 3: MSFATELKNEVEKRRTFAIISHPDAGKTTITEKLLLMGQAISVAGTVKARKSDRHATSDWMEMEKQRGISITTSVMQFPYREHMINLLDTPGHEDFSEDTYRTLTAVDSALMVLDGGKGVEPRTIALMEVCRLRDTPIVSFINKLDRDIRDPIELLDEIEAVLKIKAAPITWPIGCYRDFKGVYHLTEDKIITYTAGHGHERIENRVINGLDTEEAREHLGDLYDDFKEQLELVQGACHEFDKQAFLEGKMTPVFFGTALGNFGVDQVLDAVVDWAPLPLSRMTNEREVIPTEEKFTGFVFKIQANMDPKHRDRIAFMRICSGRYQKGMKMYHSRIGKDLKVSDALTFFSSEREQLEEAWGGDIIGLHNHGTIQIGDTFTEGEKLSFTGIPHFAPELFRRVRLKDPLKSKQLRQGLQELAEEGATQVFFPERNNDIILGAVGVLQFDVVASRLKEEYKVECLYEAVNVWSARWIECDDKKKLEEFKVKATDNLAIDGGGHLTYLAPTRVNLSLMEERWPDINFRATREHH; encoded by the coding sequence ATGTCATTTGCCACTGAACTAAAAAACGAAGTTGAAAAACGCCGTACTTTTGCCATTATTTCTCACCCTGATGCTGGTAAAACTACGATTACTGAAAAGTTATTGCTAATGGGGCAAGCTATTAGTGTGGCTGGTACTGTTAAGGCAAGAAAATCTGATCGTCATGCTACTTCTGATTGGATGGAGATGGAAAAGCAACGGGGTATTTCTATTACTACCTCAGTAATGCAATTTCCTTATCGTGAGCATATGATTAATTTGCTAGATACACCAGGCCATGAAGACTTTTCAGAAGATACCTATCGTACATTAACGGCTGTGGATAGTGCGTTAATGGTGTTAGATGGTGGTAAAGGGGTTGAACCACGTACCATTGCTTTAATGGAAGTATGTCGTTTACGTGATACACCTATTGTTAGTTTTATCAATAAATTAGACCGTGATATTCGTGATCCCATTGAACTATTAGATGAAATTGAGGCTGTTTTAAAGATTAAAGCAGCTCCTATTACGTGGCCTATAGGCTGTTACCGTGACTTTAAGGGTGTTTATCATCTTACTGAAGATAAAATTATTACTTATACTGCTGGTCATGGCCATGAGCGCATTGAAAATAGAGTGATTAATGGCTTAGATACAGAAGAAGCACGGGAACATTTAGGCGATTTATATGACGACTTTAAAGAGCAGTTGGAGTTAGTTCAGGGCGCTTGTCATGAATTTGATAAACAAGCTTTTTTAGAAGGTAAAATGACGCCTGTTTTCTTTGGTACTGCATTGGGTAATTTTGGTGTAGATCAAGTATTAGACGCGGTGGTTGATTGGGCACCTTTACCATTATCACGTATGACTAATGAGCGTGAAGTAATACCAACTGAGGAAAAGTTCACTGGTTTTGTATTTAAAATTCAAGCCAATATGGATCCTAAACATCGTGATCGTATTGCCTTTATGCGTATTTGTTCAGGTCGTTATCAAAAGGGCATGAAAATGTATCATTCCCGTATTGGTAAAGATTTAAAAGTTTCTGATGCGTTGACTTTCTTTTCTTCTGAACGTGAACAGCTAGAAGAAGCATGGGGCGGTGATATTATTGGTTTACATAATCACGGTACTATCCAAATCGGTGATACATTTACCGAAGGTGAAAAACTCAGTTTCACGGGAATTCCACATTTTGCCCCAGAGTTATTTCGTCGCGTACGTTTAAAAGACCCATTAAAATCAAAGCAGCTTCGCCAAGGTTTACAAGAGTTGGCGGAAGAGGGCGCAACCCAAGTTTTCTTCCCTGAGCGCAATAATGATATTATTTTGGGGGCTGTTGGTGTACTTCAGTTTGATGTGGTGGCGAGCCGTTTAAAAGAAGAGTATAAAGTAGAATGCTTGTATGAAGCGGTTAATGTTTGGTCTGCTCGTTGGATTGAATGTGACGATAAGAAAAAACTTGAAGAGTTTAAAGTTAAAGCAACAGATAACCTAGCGATTGATGGTGGTGGACATTTAACTTATTTAGCCCCTACACGTGTTAATTTAAGTTTGATGGAAGAACGTTGGCCAGATATTAACTTCAGGGCGACTAGAGAGCATCATTAG
- a CDS encoding MFS transporter, with protein MSEHSQFTLLKERRYLPFFISQLAGAFNDNVFKQALVLAIIYKLTFSNFLDQQVITGLFNGGSIDKDLLVNICAIVFILPFFLFSALGGQLGEKYEKSLLIRRIKIAEIITMVIGAVGLFLSSFVLMLIVLFAMGVQSALFGPVKYSILPQHLNDSELIGGNALVEMGTFLAILTGTLLAGVLMTGDGPYAYYISFCVLVVAILGYLASRKILHSPAAMPDLKVSFNVFSQTWKTMQLGFNQTPAVSRSILGNSWFWFLGTIYITQMPNYAEKILNGDPSAYTLILIVFSVSIALGSILCEKLSGHKIEIGLVPFGSIGLTVFSILLWWHSYTFPMVGGISNTWSTLLAQPQTWFILVDIFGIGLFGGFYIVPLYAIIQSRSANEERARVIASNNILNALFMVLASIVAIVLLSIAGLSIPQLFLVVGLMNIAVNAYIFNIVPEFTLRFMMWLTSHSVYKVSHKGLDNIPELGSCVIVSNHISYVDALLIGGAIKRPICFVMHYKIFNMPIVKFAFRKANAIPIAGYREDKQVFEKAFIEIAKALQKGQLVCIFPEGKLTTDGEIAEFKAGIEKIIKETPVPVVPLAIQGLWETSFSRNPKRKILRSFGAPITIIADKAIPAEHVTRQLLQEKVQQLRGDKA; from the coding sequence ATGTCTGAACATTCGCAGTTTACGTTGTTAAAGGAACGTCGTTATCTTCCCTTTTTTATTAGTCAATTGGCTGGTGCTTTTAATGATAATGTATTTAAACAAGCACTAGTACTTGCCATTATTTACAAATTAACCTTTAGTAATTTTTTAGATCAACAAGTTATTACTGGCTTATTTAATGGTGGCTCAATAGATAAAGATTTATTAGTTAATATTTGTGCCATTGTATTTATTCTGCCCTTTTTCTTATTTTCAGCCTTAGGTGGACAATTGGGTGAAAAATATGAGAAATCACTGCTGATTAGAAGAATAAAAATAGCTGAAATAATAACCATGGTAATAGGCGCTGTAGGGCTTTTTCTAAGCAGTTTTGTGCTGATGCTTATTGTTTTATTTGCTATGGGTGTTCAATCTGCATTATTTGGCCCTGTTAAATACTCTATTTTGCCGCAACATTTAAATGATTCTGAACTTATTGGTGGCAATGCATTAGTTGAAATGGGTACTTTTTTAGCTATTTTAACAGGTACTCTATTAGCAGGCGTTTTGATGACAGGTGATGGCCCTTATGCCTACTATATTAGTTTTTGTGTGCTAGTGGTTGCTATCTTAGGCTATCTTGCTAGTAGAAAAATCCTCCATAGCCCTGCTGCGATGCCTGATCTTAAAGTCAGTTTCAATGTATTCTCTCAAACATGGAAAACCATGCAACTGGGTTTTAATCAAACGCCTGCTGTTTCTCGCTCTATTTTAGGTAACTCATGGTTCTGGTTTTTAGGGACTATCTACATTACCCAAATGCCAAACTATGCCGAAAAAATACTGAATGGTGATCCTAGCGCTTACACCCTTATTCTCATCGTGTTTTCCGTTTCAATTGCTTTAGGCTCAATTCTTTGTGAAAAACTTTCAGGTCATAAAATAGAAATTGGTTTAGTGCCCTTTGGCTCAATTGGTCTGACTGTTTTTAGTATTTTACTTTGGTGGCACTCCTATACCTTTCCAATGGTTGGAGGTATTAGCAATACTTGGTCTACACTGCTTGCACAACCACAAACTTGGTTTATTTTAGTAGATATTTTTGGTATTGGTTTATTTGGTGGTTTTTATATTGTACCTCTTTATGCCATCATACAATCTCGTTCTGCTAATGAAGAACGTGCCAGAGTTATTGCATCCAATAATATATTAAATGCTTTATTTATGGTGCTTGCCTCTATAGTTGCCATCGTACTACTTAGCATTGCAGGGTTAAGCATACCTCAACTTTTTTTAGTCGTAGGCTTAATGAATATTGCTGTTAATGCATATATTTTTAATATCGTTCCTGAATTTACATTACGTTTTATGATGTGGCTAACTTCCCACTCTGTTTATAAGGTATCTCATAAAGGATTAGATAATATCCCTGAACTAGGTAGCTGTGTTATTGTTTCTAATCATATTTCTTATGTAGATGCACTATTGATTGGTGGAGCTATTAAGCGGCCTATTTGCTTTGTAATGCATTATAAAATTTTCAATATGCCTATTGTTAAATTTGCTTTTCGTAAGGCCAATGCTATCCCAATAGCAGGCTATCGAGAAGATAAACAAGTTTTTGAAAAAGCTTTTATTGAAATAGCCAAAGCGTTACAAAAAGGACAACTAGTTTGTATTTTCCCTGAAGGAAAACTCACAACTGACGGCGAAATTGCTGAGTTCAAGGCAGGTATTGAAAAGATTATTAAAGAAACACCTGTCCCCGTCGTTCCTTTGGCTATTCAAGGACTTTGGGAAACATCATTTAGCCGTAATCCCAAACGAAAAATATTAAGAAGTTTCGGAGCACCTATCACTATCATAGCTGATAAAGCTATTCCAGCAGAACATGTAACCCGACAGTTACTACAAGAAAAAGTACAACAACTAAGAGGTGATAAGGCTTGA
- the lptF gene encoding LPS export ABC transporter permease LptF: protein MIVLRYLTREILVTLSAISSVLLIIIMSGRFTNYLKDAAQGGIDPSILLWIMWYRLPDFLYLILPLGLFLGILLAYGRMYLDSEMVILTSSGISIRKIFAYTLLPTAIITLIVIWLCFSLGPAGMNKFRELVKTQDSMTEFSTLIPGHFQSFEKSDGNTKTYRVTYTESMSNDKKHLNNIFISQMDTKKDSNDHTTINVLSAKTGQIEIQPDNSRYLILKDGYRYDGNPGQADYRVTEYKIYGILLPKPEINVDLKSNALTTTELIKSDKLEDRVELNWRFSMPILVIIIAMLAVPLAKVNPRQGRFFKLIPAIFLYMLYLGLLIAARGQMDKGKLSIWFFWVIHFIFLSIALILLYWDTIKIKFRKPQGVGI from the coding sequence TTGATTGTTTTACGTTATCTTACTCGTGAAATCCTAGTGACCTTATCTGCCATTAGCTCTGTGTTACTCATCATTATTATGAGTGGTCGCTTTACAAACTATTTAAAAGATGCGGCTCAAGGTGGTATAGACCCTAGTATTCTACTTTGGATCATGTGGTACAGATTACCTGATTTTCTATACCTAATTTTACCATTAGGTCTTTTCTTAGGTATTTTATTAGCCTATGGACGTATGTATCTTGATAGTGAAATGGTAATTCTCACTAGCTCAGGTATTAGTATTCGTAAAATATTTGCTTATACCCTGTTACCTACCGCTATTATTACTCTGATTGTTATTTGGCTGTGCTTCAGCTTAGGCCCAGCAGGTATGAACAAATTTAGAGAGCTTGTTAAAACTCAAGATTCAATGACAGAGTTTAGTACCTTAATTCCTGGTCATTTCCAATCTTTTGAAAAGTCAGATGGTAATACAAAAACTTATCGTGTGACCTATACTGAATCGATGTCTAATGATAAAAAACACTTAAATAATATTTTTATTTCTCAAATGGACACAAAAAAAGATTCTAATGATCACACTACTATTAATGTACTATCTGCAAAAACAGGACAAATTGAAATACAACCAGATAATTCCCGTTATCTTATTTTAAAAGATGGTTATCGCTATGATGGTAATCCTGGGCAAGCAGATTACCGCGTTACAGAATATAAAATATATGGCATCTTACTACCGAAACCTGAAATTAATGTTGATCTAAAATCAAATGCTTTAACAACTACTGAATTAATTAAAAGCGATAAATTAGAAGATCGTGTTGAATTAAATTGGCGGTTTTCAATGCCTATATTGGTGATAATTATTGCTATGCTCGCCGTACCTTTAGCAAAAGTGAATCCTCGGCAGGGCAGGTTTTTTAAACTCATTCCCGCTATTTTCCTTTATATGCTATACCTAGGCTTACTCATTGCAGCAAGAGGGCAAATGGATAAGGGCAAGTTATCAATCTGGTTTTTCTGGGTTATTCATTTTATCTTCCTAAGCATTGCTCTAATTCTATTATATTGGGATACGATTAAAATCAAATTTCGTAAACCTCAAGGAGTAGGCATATGA
- a CDS encoding toxin-antitoxin system YwqK family antitoxin codes for MATNVLAESNRTHANKQYQTNSIISYYDRNRNFSPHKIHNGFYRKYLATLVDGQIAVQDFYTATDSKYTNPYLIKDDTTILNGFPNNINGRFKRWYINGQIYSTGTLINGKAQGKATVWYENGQKQQEVYYIDGKIEGISILWYENGNKQFEGAYQKGIPDGIWRSWYDNGQKHHQETKISGKTQGTVYIWYPDGKIQAEENYLDGQKEGKFIYWSKLGNKLSEENYKAGVLNGDYIAWHNNGNIRQQGQYIEGKKQGKWTYWYDNGIQSMQSFYKDNKLSGLFSHWDKTGNKTQEILYENGQVKNTTMFKQKIQ; via the coding sequence ATGGCTACTAATGTTTTAGCAGAATCGAATCGAACACATGCAAATAAACAATATCAAACAAACTCTATTATTAGTTATTATGACCGTAATCGTAACTTTTCACCCCATAAAATACATAATGGTTTCTATCGGAAATACCTAGCAACATTAGTTGATGGACAAATTGCTGTACAAGATTTTTACACAGCTACTGACAGTAAATATACCAACCCATATCTTATCAAAGACGATACAACTATACTTAATGGCTTCCCTAACAACATCAATGGCCGTTTCAAGCGCTGGTATATCAATGGTCAAATATACAGTACAGGCACCTTAATAAATGGAAAAGCACAAGGAAAAGCTACCGTTTGGTACGAGAATGGTCAGAAACAGCAAGAAGTTTATTACATTGATGGCAAAATAGAAGGTATCTCTATTTTATGGTATGAAAATGGCAACAAACAATTTGAAGGAGCTTATCAGAAAGGGATACCTGATGGTATTTGGCGTAGTTGGTATGATAATGGGCAGAAACATCATCAAGAAACTAAAATATCTGGTAAAACACAAGGTACAGTTTATATTTGGTATCCAGATGGTAAAATTCAAGCAGAAGAAAATTACCTAGATGGACAAAAAGAAGGCAAATTTATCTACTGGTCAAAATTAGGCAATAAATTATCAGAAGAAAATTATAAAGCAGGCGTATTAAATGGTGATTACATAGCTTGGCATAATAATGGCAACATACGTCAACAAGGGCAATATATAGAAGGCAAAAAACAAGGTAAATGGACTTACTGGTATGATAATGGCATACAAAGTATGCAGTCTTTTTATAAAGATAACAAACTATCAGGGCTATTCAGCCATTGGGATAAAACGGGCAACAAAACCCAAGAAATTCTCTATGAGAATGGGCAAGTAAAAAACACCACTATGTTTAAGCAAAAGATACAATAA
- a CDS encoding toxin-antitoxin system YwqK family antitoxin, with the protein MRYWLIPILTLTLLNPLALVIAEETAITITDPTQYKENSIIQYYNEIWQATDKKVKNGFYRKFIKKTPEGHFVIQDFFANTNKKQSYPITIIDSNELTTIGMKSIDGPLVLWYANGKKSSEKNYNNGKENGIYNFWYENGELQATGYFSDGLLDGKTSVWYKNQQKHATGSFIKGKKDGVWQYWYENGQLSVIENYENGKAVGDFKKWYKNGQTEITGQFTNGQKQATWQYWYENGQQAISETYKNDLLVGPSKTWYKNGQLESEGNYDNNQETGIWHYWHENGQKAIEANYQGGHLDGLSQSWYENGQPESKGHYIANKQNGVWTFWFDNGQKYAEGVFKDDLTSGVWSIWGKDGKLRQEITYEDGKIINRKSYENDSSTKDDITDSPIQQK; encoded by the coding sequence ATGCGCTATTGGCTAATACCTATATTAACCTTAACTTTATTAAATCCTTTAGCACTTGTTATTGCAGAAGAAACTGCAATTACAATCACAGACCCTACTCAATATAAAGAAAACTCCATTATTCAGTACTACAATGAAATATGGCAAGCTACTGATAAAAAAGTAAAAAATGGTTTCTATCGCAAATTTATTAAAAAAACACCTGAAGGCCATTTTGTTATACAAGACTTTTTTGCCAACACTAACAAAAAACAGAGTTATCCAATTACCATAATTGATAGTAACGAACTAACCACTATCGGTATGAAAAGCATTGATGGTCCTTTAGTACTCTGGTATGCCAATGGTAAAAAATCTTCTGAAAAAAACTATAACAATGGCAAAGAAAACGGTATTTACAATTTTTGGTATGAGAATGGTGAGCTTCAAGCCACTGGTTATTTTTCTGATGGATTATTAGATGGTAAAACCAGTGTGTGGTATAAAAACCAACAAAAACACGCAACGGGCAGTTTTATAAAAGGTAAAAAAGATGGTGTCTGGCAATATTGGTACGAAAACGGTCAATTATCAGTAATAGAAAACTATGAAAATGGCAAAGCCGTTGGTGATTTCAAAAAATGGTATAAAAACGGCCAGACTGAAATCACAGGCCAATTTACCAATGGTCAAAAACAAGCCACTTGGCAATACTGGTATGAGAATGGTCAACAAGCTATTTCAGAAACTTATAAAAATGACCTACTTGTGGGTCCCTCTAAGACTTGGTACAAGAATGGTCAATTAGAATCTGAAGGAAATTATGATAATAACCAAGAAACGGGGATTTGGCATTACTGGCATGAAAATGGCCAAAAAGCAATTGAAGCTAACTACCAAGGTGGCCATTTAGACGGTCTCTCGCAAAGTTGGTATGAGAATGGACAACCTGAAAGTAAAGGCCATTATATCGCTAACAAGCAAAATGGTGTCTGGACATTCTGGTTTGATAATGGTCAAAAATATGCTGAGGGTGTATTTAAAGACGACTTAACTTCAGGTGTATGGAGTATTTGGGGTAAAGATGGAAAATTACGACAAGAAATCACTTATGAAGATGGCAAAATAATTAACAGAAAATCCTATGAAAATGATTCCAGCACAAAAGATGATATTACAGATTCACCAATACAGCAGAAATAG